Proteins from a genomic interval of Bifidobacterium longum subsp. infantis ATCC 15697 = JCM 1222 = DSM 20088:
- the obgE gene encoding GTPase ObgE yields MSDFVDRVTVHVKGGDGGNGSAGIRREKYKPLAGPNGGNGGDGGSVVFVADRNATSLLDYRFMPHRVAGSGTMGLGDNKDGSKGEDLILPVPCGTVVFEARGEQGKAKHPGAQLADLRHEGDRCVVAQGGAGGLGNIALANKTRRAPGFALLGELGEERDVILELKSIADVALVGFPSAGKSSLIAAMSSAKPKIADYPFTTLVPNLGVVIAGDSRYTIADVPGLIPGASEGKGLGLEFLRHIERTEIIAHVIDCATLEPDRDPMSDYHALENELALYADKLELPLGAIPIPERPRIVILNKIDVPEAKELAEFVRPEFERLGLKVFEISTASHEGLKELNFALSALVHEMREEVANREQAEEEARVVIKPLETKGRRPRRADEGGSALEFTVERRELGNGEVFFEVRGVKPERWVMQTNFDNDEAVGYLADRLAKLGVEDELRRKGAHPGDEVRIGRGARMVEFDWDPTISAGAEMLDGSNLGARGKDLRLEEQDPRTHRRSNAERRAQYHEMMDARAAVRDAMMAERKAGHWADPTVDDDRHDENSLFGHGESSEDGETEE; encoded by the coding sequence ATGAGTGATTTTGTGGATCGAGTAACCGTCCATGTCAAGGGCGGCGATGGGGGCAACGGTTCGGCCGGCATCCGTCGTGAGAAATACAAGCCGTTGGCCGGTCCGAACGGCGGCAATGGCGGCGACGGCGGTTCCGTGGTGTTCGTGGCCGACCGTAACGCCACCAGCTTGCTCGACTATCGTTTCATGCCGCATCGTGTCGCCGGCAGCGGCACCATGGGCCTGGGCGATAATAAGGACGGCTCCAAGGGCGAGGATCTGATTCTGCCCGTGCCCTGCGGCACCGTCGTCTTTGAGGCGCGCGGCGAACAGGGCAAAGCCAAGCATCCCGGCGCACAGCTCGCCGACTTGCGCCACGAGGGCGACCGCTGCGTTGTCGCCCAGGGCGGTGCCGGCGGCCTCGGCAACATCGCCCTGGCCAACAAGACCCGCCGTGCCCCCGGCTTCGCCCTGCTCGGCGAACTCGGTGAAGAGCGCGACGTGATTCTGGAACTGAAGTCCATCGCCGACGTGGCGCTGGTCGGTTTCCCCTCGGCCGGAAAGTCGTCCCTGATTGCGGCGATGAGCTCCGCCAAGCCGAAGATCGCCGACTACCCATTCACCACGCTGGTGCCGAATCTCGGCGTCGTTATCGCCGGCGACTCTCGATACACCATCGCCGATGTGCCGGGACTGATTCCGGGCGCCTCCGAAGGCAAGGGCCTGGGACTGGAGTTCCTGCGCCACATCGAACGTACCGAAATCATCGCCCATGTGATCGATTGCGCCACGCTTGAACCGGACCGCGACCCGATGTCCGACTACCACGCGCTGGAAAACGAGTTGGCGCTCTACGCCGACAAGCTCGAGCTGCCGTTGGGTGCCATCCCGATTCCCGAACGCCCGCGCATCGTGATCCTGAACAAGATCGATGTGCCCGAGGCCAAGGAATTGGCCGAGTTCGTGCGTCCGGAGTTCGAGAGACTCGGGCTGAAGGTCTTTGAGATCTCCACTGCCTCACACGAGGGTCTAAAGGAGCTCAACTTCGCGTTGTCTGCGCTGGTGCACGAGATGCGTGAGGAAGTGGCCAACCGCGAGCAGGCCGAAGAGGAGGCTCGCGTGGTCATCAAGCCATTGGAGACCAAGGGCCGCCGTCCGCGTCGCGCTGACGAGGGCGGCAGCGCGCTTGAGTTCACGGTCGAGCGCCGCGAGCTCGGCAATGGCGAAGTGTTCTTCGAGGTGCGTGGCGTCAAGCCGGAGCGCTGGGTCATGCAGACCAACTTCGACAATGACGAGGCCGTGGGCTACCTGGCTGACCGCTTGGCCAAGCTGGGCGTGGAGGACGAGCTGCGCCGCAAGGGTGCTCACCCCGGCGACGAAGTGCGCATCGGTCGTGGTGCCCGTATGGTCGAATTCGATTGGGATCCGACCATCTCCGCCGGTGCTGAAATGCTCGACGGCTCCAACCTCGGTGCCCGAGGCAAGGATCTGCGTCTCGAAGAGCAGGACCCGCGCACGCACCGCCGCTCCAACGCCGAACGTCGTGCCCAATACCACGAGATGATGGACGCCCGTGCCGCCGTGCGCGACGCGATGATGGCCGAACGCAAGGCCGGCCACTGGGCCGACCCGACCGTTGACGACGATCGCCATGATGAGAACAGCCTCTTCGGCCACGGTGAGTCCAGCGAAGATGGTGAAACCGAGGAATAA
- the secE gene encoding preprotein translocase subunit SecE, with protein sequence MAKTNNSEKVVKPNVFMRIGLFIKQIIDELRKVVTPTAKELFFWSLAVFIFVLLLMALVTGMDFGLGKLVLWVFG encoded by the coding sequence ATGGCTAAGACGAACAACAGCGAAAAGGTAGTCAAGCCGAATGTCTTCATGCGTATCGGTCTGTTTATCAAGCAGATCATCGACGAGCTTCGCAAGGTCGTAACCCCTACTGCCAAGGAACTGTTCTTCTGGTCTCTGGCTGTGTTTATCTTCGTGCTGCTGCTGATGGCCCTCGTCACGGGCATGGACTTCGGTCTGGGCAAGCTCGTGCTGTGGGTGTTCGGCTGA
- the rplA gene encoding 50S ribosomal protein L1, translating into MVKRSKKYREAAERVDRNNLYTANEAIALLKSMPAYNFDQTVEAVFRLSVDPRKADQLVRGTVNLPHGTGKTAKVLVFARGPKATEATEAGADIVGDDDLIAKVQGGFLDFDAVVATPDMMGKVGRLGRVLGPRGLMPNPKTGTVTMDVTKAVKDIKGGKIEFRVDKNGNLSFLIGKMSFDESALDENFKAVADEVKRLKPATVKGRYLTKATITSTMNPGVPVDPNTLA; encoded by the coding sequence ATGGTAAAGCGTTCCAAGAAGTACCGCGAAGCCGCTGAGCGCGTCGATCGCAACAACCTCTACACCGCCAACGAGGCCATCGCTCTGCTCAAGAGCATGCCTGCCTACAACTTCGACCAGACCGTCGAGGCCGTGTTCCGTCTGAGCGTCGACCCGCGTAAGGCCGACCAGCTCGTGCGCGGCACCGTCAACCTGCCTCACGGCACTGGTAAGACCGCCAAGGTCCTCGTGTTCGCCCGTGGCCCGAAAGCTACCGAGGCCACCGAGGCTGGCGCCGACATCGTCGGTGATGACGACCTGATCGCAAAGGTTCAGGGCGGCTTCCTCGACTTCGACGCCGTGGTTGCTACTCCGGACATGATGGGCAAGGTCGGCCGTCTGGGCCGTGTGCTCGGTCCGCGTGGCCTGATGCCGAACCCCAAGACCGGCACCGTGACCATGGATGTCACCAAGGCTGTCAAGGACATCAAGGGCGGCAAGATCGAGTTCCGTGTCGACAAGAACGGCAACCTGAGCTTCCTCATCGGCAAGATGAGCTTCGATGAGTCCGCTCTGGATGAGAACTTCAAGGCTGTGGCCGACGAAGTCAAGCGTCTGAAGCCCGCCACCGTGAAGGGCCGTTACCTGACCAAGGCAACCATCACCTCCACGATGAACCCGGGCGTTCCGGTTGACCCGAACACCCTGGCCTGA
- the rplU gene encoding 50S ribosomal protein L21, producing the protein MYAIVKAGGHQEKVEVGDVILVNRLDAKKGDTVEFPVSLVVDGDKVTLAAADLAKVSVKAEVVNDEAKGPKIDIQKYKNKTGVARRKGHRQKLTIVKITAIA; encoded by the coding sequence ATGTACGCGATTGTGAAGGCCGGTGGCCATCAGGAAAAGGTCGAGGTTGGCGACGTCATCCTCGTGAACCGTCTCGACGCCAAGAAGGGCGATACCGTGGAATTCCCGGTCTCCCTCGTTGTCGATGGTGACAAGGTCACCCTTGCCGCCGCCGATCTGGCCAAGGTGTCCGTCAAGGCTGAGGTCGTGAACGACGAAGCCAAGGGCCCGAAGATTGACATCCAGAAGTACAAGAACAAGACTGGTGTTGCTCGCCGTAAGGGTCACCGCCAGAAGCTGACTATCGTCAAGATCACGGCGATTGCCTGA
- a CDS encoding pyridoxal phosphate-dependent aminotransferase, whose protein sequence is MAQWQTLSDRINTVAPSATLAVDSKAKAMKAAGLDVIGFGAGEPNFPTPANVVKAAADACLDPKNYKYTPTPGLPELREAIAAKVLRDSGYEVNADQVVVTNGGKQAVYESFQILLNDGDEVIIPAPYWTSYPEAVKIAGGVPVEVFAGADVNFEPSLEALEAARTEHTKAIIVNSPNNPTGAVWKPETVEAIGRWAVEHHIWVISDEIYEHLNYDDVHTTYIGAAVPECRRQLLVLNGVAKTYAMPGWRVGWMVAPLEVAKAATKLQGHMTSNVANISQRAALAAVAGPLDEVHEMRKAFDARRRAIVTALNDIEGVNCPTPTGAFYAFADITALLGKPLGPKGTVSDTSADFAAALLDEAHVAAVPGEAFGAPGYLRFSYALADEDLAEGMRRFKEWAN, encoded by the coding sequence ATGGCGCAATGGCAGACTCTTTCCGACCGTATCAACACTGTGGCACCGAGCGCTACGCTCGCCGTCGATTCCAAGGCCAAGGCCATGAAGGCCGCCGGACTTGACGTTATCGGCTTCGGCGCAGGTGAACCGAATTTCCCGACCCCCGCAAACGTGGTCAAGGCTGCGGCAGATGCCTGCCTTGACCCGAAGAATTACAAGTACACGCCTACGCCGGGCCTGCCCGAGCTGCGCGAAGCGATTGCGGCTAAGGTGCTGCGCGATTCCGGCTACGAGGTCAATGCCGATCAGGTTGTGGTGACCAACGGCGGCAAGCAGGCCGTGTATGAATCCTTCCAGATCTTGCTCAACGATGGCGATGAGGTCATCATTCCCGCTCCGTACTGGACCAGCTACCCCGAGGCTGTGAAGATTGCCGGTGGTGTGCCGGTCGAAGTATTCGCCGGTGCCGACGTGAACTTCGAGCCCTCGCTTGAGGCTCTGGAAGCGGCCCGTACCGAGCATACGAAGGCAATCATCGTCAACTCCCCGAACAACCCGACCGGAGCCGTCTGGAAGCCGGAAACCGTGGAAGCGATCGGTCGTTGGGCCGTCGAGCACCACATTTGGGTTATCTCCGACGAGATCTACGAGCACCTGAACTATGACGATGTGCACACCACCTACATCGGTGCCGCCGTGCCGGAATGCCGCAGGCAGTTGCTGGTGCTCAACGGCGTGGCCAAGACCTATGCGATGCCGGGCTGGCGTGTCGGCTGGATGGTCGCTCCGCTTGAGGTGGCCAAGGCCGCCACCAAGCTGCAGGGGCATATGACCTCCAATGTGGCCAACATCTCCCAGCGTGCTGCTTTGGCTGCTGTGGCCGGTCCGCTGGATGAGGTGCATGAGATGCGTAAGGCCTTTGACGCGCGCCGCCGTGCGATTGTGACCGCCTTGAACGATATCGAGGGCGTCAACTGCCCGACTCCGACCGGCGCGTTCTACGCTTTTGCGGACATCACCGCTTTGCTTGGCAAGCCGCTGGGTCCCAAGGGTACAGTGTCCGATACGTCCGCTGACTTTGCCGCCGCACTGTTGGATGAGGCCCACGTGGCCGCCGTCCCCGGCGAGGCCTTCGGCGCTCCCGGTTACCTGCGTTTCTCCTACGCATTGGCCGACGAAGACCTAGCCGAAGGCATGCGTCGATTCAAGGAATGGGCCAACTGA
- the rplK gene encoding 50S ribosomal protein L11, with the protein MAPKKKVSALIKLQIQAGKANPAPPLGPALGSHGVNIMDFCKAYNAQTQDKMGQVIPVEITVYEDRSFTFVLKTPPAAALLKKAAGIEKGTENPLTHKVGSVTKAQVREIAETKMEDLSARDIEAGMKIIEGTARSMGITVTD; encoded by the coding sequence ATGGCTCCCAAGAAGAAAGTCTCGGCGCTGATCAAGCTCCAGATCCAGGCTGGCAAGGCCAACCCGGCCCCGCCGCTGGGCCCGGCTCTGGGTTCGCATGGCGTGAACATCATGGACTTCTGCAAGGCATACAATGCCCAGACGCAGGACAAGATGGGTCAGGTCATCCCTGTCGAGATCACCGTTTACGAAGATCGTTCCTTCACCTTCGTTCTCAAGACCCCGCCGGCTGCAGCTCTGCTGAAGAAGGCTGCTGGCATTGAGAAGGGTACCGAGAACCCGCTGACCCACAAGGTCGGCTCTGTCACCAAGGCGCAGGTTCGCGAAATCGCCGAGACCAAGATGGAAGACCTGTCTGCTCGCGATATCGAGGCCGGCATGAAGATCATCGAGGGTACCGCTCGCTCGATGGGCATCACGGTTACGGACTGA
- the nusG gene encoding transcription termination/antitermination protein NusG, whose amino-acid sequence MSDELNLENLDAVPAEEPLVEASEAAADEAVAPAEPVADLSAESDASVDNADVESAAPAVTESAPVASTQNETVSLDEDEEEVNESEQAEETDAGQQAVDEFSKSLRSLDGKWYVLHTYSGYEKRVKTNIESRVASFGMEDQIFQVEVPMEEVEKHTEKGKKVITRVRVPGYVLIRMWPDENARRIVRETEGVTGFVGPTKDPAPLSRKEVVAMMAPMIASEALKAAGDKPAAAKKRKVEVSYAVGDQVTVTDGPFATMAAVVSDVEPTTQKLTVLVSIFGRDTPVELGFHQVQKLD is encoded by the coding sequence ATGAGTGATGAACTGAATCTCGAGAACCTCGACGCCGTGCCGGCTGAGGAGCCTCTTGTCGAGGCTTCCGAAGCTGCTGCCGATGAGGCAGTTGCCCCGGCTGAACCGGTTGCTGACCTTTCCGCAGAATCTGACGCATCCGTCGACAATGCAGATGTTGAGTCCGCCGCTCCGGCCGTGACTGAATCCGCTCCTGTTGCTTCCACTCAGAACGAGACCGTTTCTCTGGATGAGGACGAGGAAGAAGTCAACGAATCCGAGCAGGCCGAGGAAACCGATGCCGGTCAGCAGGCCGTTGACGAATTCTCCAAGTCCCTGCGTTCCCTTGATGGCAAGTGGTACGTGCTGCACACCTACTCCGGCTACGAGAAGCGCGTGAAGACCAATATCGAGTCCCGCGTCGCCTCCTTCGGCATGGAAGACCAGATCTTCCAGGTCGAGGTGCCGATGGAAGAAGTCGAGAAGCACACCGAAAAGGGCAAGAAGGTCATCACCCGCGTGCGTGTTCCAGGCTACGTGCTGATTCGTATGTGGCCGGATGAGAACGCCCGCCGTATCGTTCGCGAAACCGAAGGCGTGACCGGCTTCGTTGGCCCGACCAAGGATCCGGCGCCGCTCTCCCGCAAGGAGGTCGTGGCGATGATGGCTCCGATGATCGCTTCCGAGGCACTCAAGGCCGCCGGCGACAAGCCCGCCGCCGCCAAGAAGCGCAAGGTCGAAGTCTCCTACGCCGTTGGCGATCAGGTCACCGTCACCGATGGGCCTTTCGCCACCATGGCCGCCGTTGTTTCCGACGTGGAACCCACCACTCAGAAGCTCACCGTGCTCGTGTCCATTTTCGGCCGTGATACGCCGGTGGAGCTTGGCTTCCACCAGGTTCAGAAGCTAGATTAA
- the rpmA gene encoding 50S ribosomal protein L27, producing MAHKKGASSSRNGRDSNPQYLGVKKFGGEAVVAGNIIVRQRGTNFHPGHNVGMGKDHTLFALTDGSVKFGVRRDRKVVDVIA from the coding sequence ATGGCACATAAGAAGGGTGCGTCCAGCTCTCGCAACGGTCGCGATTCTAACCCGCAATACCTCGGCGTGAAGAAGTTCGGCGGCGAAGCCGTCGTGGCCGGCAACATCATCGTTCGCCAGCGTGGCACCAACTTCCACCCGGGCCACAACGTCGGCATGGGCAAGGATCACACGCTGTTCGCCCTCACCGATGGCTCCGTGAAGTTCGGTGTGCGCCGCGACCGCAAGGTTGTCGACGTCATCGCCTGA
- a CDS encoding Rne/Rng family ribonuclease translates to MQRAARSIVPTDNREGFVNDGTDNSTVSNADSAAAVNAAPAAASQPAEPVRRRRGGRRVVRGTGAAGASLELQVQERTPLFEAPALPDAGTAADSSDSDESSDSKDSAERPTRRRTRRAASTVVDSYSEDDRPRRSRRTVSVDDFDDDDAPRSRRRSVADDNDYDEDRPVRRRSRRASMDMDDDDEDRPVRSRSRRAVADTHEDTPDERLFDAVESLPSGHETMRRGKPMTSLLFQEPVLPAAVDAHDTADTRDDDVDADERPSRRSRRSRSHDDDDAQPRSRRRDDRDDRGRNAAAGDANASANADHDDFDSNDASDSRRSRRSRRLNAQERRAAAEVEQIEEDLELDDIAYSPIAEEEGDEESDAIRTRSRRRRRRGSRGETGANGEHDTAENDAEDTRSRRRDDRDDHDRDRDEDDEEQTVTRRRRRRRGGKNGEGTDDQSQNSEQPLVRRSRKQQYIDEITDVEGSTRLEAKKQRRRDNRRERSRQSQLMEQDFLARRENVDRLMVVREKEQHTQISVVEDNVLVEHYVSDIQEVQTVGNIYLGRVQNVLPSMEAAFVDIGQARNGVLYAGEVNWDAARLEGQPRRIELAFKSGDPVLVQVTKDPIGHKGARLTSQVTLAGRFLVLVPSGGMTGVSRKLSERERSRLKNIVSKIAPKDMGVIIRTAAEGASEDAIVKDLESLVRQWERINAKREEFWHGKRPKLLQGEPDVAIRVVRDIFNDDFSKLIVEGDKVYGRIEEYLDTMAPDLKDKLEKWDPAEHEGKDVFDKWSIDSQLRKGMERQVYLPSGGSIVIDRTEAMTTIDVNTGRFIGKGKSLEETVTRCNLEASEEIARQLRLRDIGGMVMIDYVDMVMPANRDLVLRRLVECLARDRTKHQVAEVTSLGLVQMTRKRIGQGLVEAFSEECPTCKGRGFILHDQPTVSADYDDPYALRGGDPFVKTNKHGRGTAPAPEPAGSSADVKAKLAQIAAAAVAANNTAEE, encoded by the coding sequence ATGCAGCGCGCCGCGAGGAGCATTGTGCCCACTGATAACCGTGAAGGTTTCGTCAACGACGGAACCGATAATTCAACCGTATCCAATGCCGATTCGGCTGCAGCCGTGAACGCTGCGCCTGCCGCCGCCTCCCAGCCCGCCGAACCTGTTCGCCGTCGTCGCGGCGGCCGTCGCGTGGTTCGCGGCACCGGTGCTGCCGGCGCTTCTCTGGAACTGCAAGTGCAGGAACGCACCCCGCTGTTCGAAGCCCCCGCGCTTCCCGATGCCGGCACTGCGGCCGATTCCAGCGATTCCGATGAATCCAGCGATTCCAAGGATTCCGCCGAACGCCCAACCCGTCGCCGTACGCGCCGCGCCGCTTCCACAGTGGTCGACTCGTATAGCGAGGATGATCGTCCTCGTCGTTCGCGCCGCACTGTCAGTGTCGATGATTTCGATGACGATGACGCCCCACGTTCCCGTCGCCGTTCGGTTGCGGACGATAACGATTACGACGAGGACCGCCCGGTTCGCCGCCGCTCTCGCCGTGCATCTATGGATATGGATGATGATGACGAGGACCGCCCGGTTCGCTCCCGCTCTCGCCGTGCAGTTGCGGATACGCACGAGGACACCCCGGATGAGCGCCTGTTCGATGCGGTCGAATCCCTGCCCTCTGGCCACGAGACCATGCGCCGCGGCAAGCCGATGACGTCCCTGCTCTTCCAGGAACCGGTACTGCCCGCCGCTGTGGATGCGCACGATACCGCTGACACTCGTGATGACGATGTTGACGCCGACGAACGTCCGTCTCGTCGCTCCCGCCGCTCGCGCAGCCACGATGATGACGACGCGCAGCCGCGCAGCCGCCGCCGTGACGACCGTGACGATCGTGGCCGCAACGCTGCCGCCGGTGACGCCAATGCCAGCGCCAACGCGGACCATGATGATTTCGATTCCAATGACGCTTCCGACTCTCGCCGTTCCCGTCGCTCCCGCCGCCTGAACGCCCAGGAGCGCCGTGCAGCCGCCGAAGTCGAGCAGATTGAGGAAGACCTCGAGCTGGACGATATCGCCTACTCGCCGATTGCCGAAGAGGAGGGCGACGAAGAATCCGACGCCATCCGCACCCGTTCGCGCCGTCGCCGCCGTCGCGGCTCACGCGGCGAAACCGGTGCCAACGGCGAGCACGATACCGCCGAGAACGATGCCGAGGATACGCGTTCCCGCCGTCGTGACGATCGCGATGATCATGACCGTGATCGCGATGAGGACGATGAGGAGCAGACCGTCACTCGCCGTCGCCGCCGCCGTCGTGGCGGCAAGAACGGCGAGGGCACCGACGACCAGAGTCAGAACAGCGAACAGCCGCTGGTCCGCCGCTCCCGCAAGCAGCAGTACATCGACGAGATCACTGATGTGGAGGGCTCCACTCGTCTCGAGGCCAAGAAGCAACGCCGCCGTGACAACCGTCGTGAGCGCAGCCGCCAGAGCCAGCTCATGGAGCAGGACTTCCTCGCACGCCGCGAGAACGTGGACCGCCTGATGGTGGTGCGTGAGAAGGAACAGCACACCCAGATTTCCGTGGTGGAAGACAATGTTTTGGTCGAGCATTACGTCTCCGACATTCAGGAAGTACAGACCGTCGGCAACATCTATCTTGGCCGCGTGCAGAACGTGCTGCCCAGCATGGAGGCCGCATTCGTGGATATCGGCCAGGCCCGCAACGGCGTGCTCTACGCCGGCGAGGTCAACTGGGATGCCGCTCGTCTCGAAGGCCAGCCGCGCCGCATCGAGCTGGCGTTCAAGTCCGGCGACCCGGTGCTCGTGCAGGTCACTAAGGACCCGATCGGCCACAAGGGTGCCCGCCTGACCTCTCAGGTCACGCTCGCCGGCCGCTTCCTGGTGCTCGTGCCATCCGGCGGCATGACCGGCGTGAGTCGCAAGCTTTCGGAGCGCGAACGCAGCCGTCTGAAGAACATCGTCTCCAAGATCGCCCCGAAAGACATGGGCGTGATCATCCGCACCGCAGCCGAGGGCGCATCCGAAGACGCCATCGTCAAGGATCTCGAATCACTGGTCCGCCAGTGGGAGCGCATCAACGCCAAGCGCGAGGAATTCTGGCACGGCAAGCGCCCGAAGCTCCTGCAGGGCGAGCCCGACGTGGCCATCCGCGTGGTGCGCGACATCTTCAACGACGACTTCAGCAAGCTCATCGTGGAAGGTGACAAGGTCTACGGCCGCATCGAGGAATACCTGGACACCATGGCCCCCGACTTGAAGGACAAGCTGGAGAAGTGGGACCCGGCCGAGCATGAAGGCAAGGACGTGTTCGACAAGTGGTCCATCGACTCCCAGCTGCGTAAGGGCATGGAGCGTCAGGTTTACCTGCCGTCCGGCGGCTCGATCGTCATCGACCGCACCGAAGCCATGACCACCATCGACGTGAACACCGGACGCTTTATCGGCAAGGGCAAGTCCTTGGAGGAAACGGTGACGCGCTGCAACCTGGAGGCGTCCGAAGAGATCGCCCGCCAGCTGCGCCTGCGCGATATCGGTGGCATGGTGATGATCGATTACGTCGACATGGTCATGCCCGCCAACCGCGATTTGGTGCTGCGCCGCTTGGTCGAATGCCTGGCACGCGACCGCACCAAGCATCAGGTGGCCGAAGTCACCTCGCTTGGTTTGGTGCAGATGACCCGCAAGCGCATCGGCCAGGGTCTGGTCGAGGCGTTCTCCGAGGAATGCCCGACCTGCAAGGGCCGTGGTTTCATCCTGCATGATCAGCCGACCGTTTCGGCCGACTACGACGATCCCTACGCGCTTCGCGGTGGCGACCCGTTCGTCAAAACCAACAAGCACGGTCGCGGCACCGCTCCCGCTCCCGAACCGGCTGGTTCCAGCGCTGACGTCAAAGCCAAACTGGCTCAGATTGCCGCCGCTGCCGTCGCTGCCAACAACACGGCGGAAGAGTAA
- the proB gene encoding glutamate 5-kinase: MSTPSQAEVRRMVAAAGTIVVKVGSSSLTQPSGHLDPDKLDALAAALAQIRLMGGRVVLVSSGAIAAGFGPLGFDERPADVATQQATAAVGQGLLMARYETAFGRFGIRVGQILITAEDTIRATQYRNVERTLDRLLDLGVVPIINENDSLASNEIRFGDNDRLSALVANLVRAEALVLLTDVDALYTAPPSQPGSRRVEYVPNVIDALGDIQVSGSGSKVGTGGMVTKLEAARVAAVSGIPTVLTCASNAGPAMMGDPVGTVFAPVKARGSSRRLWIGFAADPRGAIVVDAGAGQAIRGGRASLLATGALEVHGDFSAGDPVWIDAESGEHLARGLAGFDSEEIPQMLGRNTAQLKRFLGPQYAHPLIHRDNLVLV; the protein is encoded by the coding sequence ATGAGCACTCCCAGTCAGGCCGAGGTGCGGCGCATGGTCGCCGCAGCCGGAACCATTGTCGTGAAAGTCGGCTCCAGCTCACTGACCCAGCCGAGCGGTCACCTCGACCCGGACAAGCTCGACGCTCTGGCTGCCGCCCTTGCCCAAATACGACTGATGGGCGGGCGTGTAGTACTGGTTTCCTCTGGTGCTATTGCGGCCGGCTTCGGCCCGCTGGGCTTTGACGAACGCCCGGCCGACGTGGCTACTCAGCAGGCCACCGCAGCGGTCGGCCAAGGTTTGCTCATGGCTCGCTACGAGACTGCTTTTGGCCGTTTCGGTATTCGCGTAGGCCAGATTCTGATTACCGCTGAAGACACGATTCGTGCCACCCAGTACCGCAATGTGGAACGCACGCTGGACCGTCTGCTCGACCTCGGCGTGGTGCCGATTATCAACGAAAACGATTCGTTGGCCTCGAACGAGATTCGTTTCGGCGATAACGATCGACTCTCCGCCTTGGTAGCCAATCTGGTGCGGGCCGAAGCCTTGGTGCTACTGACCGACGTGGACGCGCTGTACACTGCACCGCCCTCGCAGCCCGGCTCCCGCCGTGTGGAATATGTGCCGAACGTTATCGATGCACTTGGCGACATCCAAGTCTCCGGCTCCGGCTCCAAGGTCGGCACCGGCGGCATGGTCACCAAACTCGAGGCCGCGCGCGTGGCGGCCGTCTCGGGCATCCCCACGGTACTCACCTGCGCCTCGAACGCGGGCCCGGCGATGATGGGCGATCCGGTGGGCACCGTGTTCGCACCGGTTAAGGCCCGCGGCTCATCACGCCGTCTGTGGATTGGTTTTGCCGCCGACCCGCGCGGCGCGATTGTGGTCGATGCGGGTGCCGGCCAGGCGATTCGCGGCGGGCGTGCCTCGCTGCTGGCTACTGGCGCGCTCGAAGTGCATGGCGATTTTTCCGCCGGCGATCCGGTCTGGATCGATGCCGAAAGCGGCGAACACCTGGCCCGAGGCCTCGCCGGCTTCGATTCCGAAGAAATTCCGCAGATGCTCGGGCGTAACACCGCCCAACTCAAGCGTTTCCTCGGCCCCCAGTATGCCCACCCACTGATTCATCGCGACAATCTCGTGCTCGTGTGA